In Desulfofalx alkaliphila DSM 12257, the DNA window TCCCTTTGATAAATTATCATCACAGTTACTATTTAACGTCATATCAAACAGTTACGAGCAGCAAAGCGTTATTATAACATCAAATCTTGAGTTCGGCCGCTGGAATGATATCTTCCGGGATGACCGGCTAACAGCTGCTCTAATTGATAGATTAGTCCATCACGCCCACATATTAGGCTTTACCGGTCCCAGCTATCGCTATCGGGAGGCTATCTTGGCTAGGGGTAATGGGGAAATGATCGATAGTTAGCAGGCAGAATCATTAATTAACTAAATACGGATGCTATGCACATCTTAACTGCCAAACTATGAATTTTCTACTTGCCAAACACACTTTCACAAGTATCTAACACATTATCCAGCGAATCATTTTCAATATCAACAACAAATATTTGTTGGCTTATCCAGTTCTTAATACTTCTCTGCCCATCCTTAAAAACTGATGGTGAATAAGTTTTTCCATTTGGTACTATTATGCTACTGGCAAAAGCCTTTACAGACAATTCTTTGACATGATATCCAATTCGTGCTGCTATTTTTGAAACTTCTTCTTCTGTCGGCTTCTCAATTAACTTTTGAGTGTCTAAACATAATTTTAACATCATTTTCATGCCTCCTTTGTTATTAAACAAAGGGGCATGCTGTGTTTAAGTATTTTCGTATGTGTTTTAAACGTGCTTTATTAGGATTCTATTTTTATATTATATTAAGTCTTTTTAGTGATTTTATTGTTGCCCCTGATTTTATTTATTCATAAGGTTCAAATCCTTTAGTTTCATATCCATAAGGATTGCAGTATTTGATACGTCTTCTCATCTTTCTTGAGGGAATCATTTCTCCTGTATATGGATTAATAAATCCCATTTCTTCTCCCGTATAGGGATTTATTTCGATATAGTCATCTCTAAAATAGACATCCATACATGGCTCTTTACGGCCATTTTTTCTTGTCATTTAAGTCACCTCCCTTCTTATATTGGGGAGGGCTTTTTATAACCATTTGCCCTCCGACTTACATATTCCCTTCTCGCAAATCTCCACCATCTGCTATATTTGTTGATTTGCATATAGGAGATTCGCATATTTTTCAGAAAATCTTTTTTTAATTGTGTCATATCGAATATAAAATAGAAAAGTGTGGATAAACCACTTCTCTGCTTCATCTAACTTGGATATCTCAATTTCAAATAATTCCTTTGTTTTGTTAATAGCATTAGTCAATATTTTCCTTTCATCTCTTTTAAACTTCTCTAATGCTTCTTCTGATATCAGATTAGAATGTTTGTTTATAAAAAATTCTACTAGACTCATTAAGTCTAAAAAGTTTTCTGTTCTTATCATGGTTGATCCAACTTCTTGTATGTGTATTTCTGCAACATACTCAAAGTGAAAACCTTTTATAGTTGTCTCATCAATATAAATTGGCATTACAAAATTATTTGCATACGTTCTCT includes these proteins:
- a CDS encoding ATP-binding protein, which gives rise to PFDKLSSQLLFNVISNSYEQQSVIITSNLEFGRWNDIFRDDRLTAALIDRLVHHAHILGFTGPSYRYREAILARGNGEMIDS